One stretch of Cedecea neteri DNA includes these proteins:
- a CDS encoding two component system sensor kinase yields the protein MKNQHSLVGKLTLLISVGLLIIWLIIIFTTTYISLNQNRRRIIENLSHMSRLRVGLSNHRFEGAERDALALAQSYGLYHYVPTGTHPVAKSEGRYFPVDASICTPQDKQAQDLNFIQVYGTAGQTYYLDSFILDRRYGISLLPPLDHSPDYFIRRENELWQFPRRATHDNLFWGKPEYIPGTGWSVSIAAAGSHDILIGLAVKLNDLLSYGHNVSDSDINLWLDKHNQILPFSDLAESNSGTLQKMLLNLPLHDGWQQIPGYLVLRSELKGPGWQQIILYPTSGVLKRALNIVAEQLPFALTTLLLLAMMLFWLLHRHLARPLWDFVNIIEKTGPDTLSARLPENRLDELGSIAHAYNLLLDTLHEQYDNLENTVAERTRELTIAKQHAEQANKRKSSHLTTISHELRTPLSGVLGALELLQLTPMSEKQSQLSNTASQCTLSLLSIINNLLDFSRIESGQLSLHVEDTAILPLLDQAMHTIQGPGQSKGLTLKTFVGHRVPLIFEVDGTRLRQILVNLLGNALKFTDKGAICLSVKRSDDFLIFAVSDSGRGISLADQKAVFEPFFQSQGHCQGTGLGLTIASTLARMMGGWLELRSTPGFGTCLSLLLPLGKYQPPEPLSGEIAAPLVLHRQLCTWGLTCEIARQESVFNADDLCFLPGKLRETVLHALSGVASECADLLPVQPWRLHILLVDDAAINRDIFSMMLASLGQEFTLAASGEEALALGRQQRFDLVLMDIRMPEMDGMTCARLWRRDALNHDARCMIMALSANTAPEEISRCKEAGMQHYLTKPVSLNQLANGISIASEYQLERDIALQEQDHSVEHALLPLDDAAMRQKIRHSLHLLLCELEHNLGSLPKTSTLLHTLKGCLGQAGLSPLVCSVIDMENRVQHGLALAAEEITELRHTLNVALDA from the coding sequence ATGAAAAATCAGCACTCCCTGGTGGGGAAATTAACACTACTGATATCTGTTGGCCTGCTAATCATTTGGTTGATTATTATATTCACCACAACCTATATTTCACTAAATCAAAATCGTCGACGGATAATTGAAAATTTATCCCATATGTCGCGCCTCCGGGTGGGGCTAAGCAACCATCGATTTGAAGGTGCTGAGCGAGATGCGCTGGCGCTCGCCCAGAGCTATGGCCTCTACCACTATGTCCCTACGGGCACGCATCCTGTGGCAAAAAGCGAGGGTCGCTATTTCCCCGTCGATGCCAGCATCTGTACGCCGCAGGACAAACAGGCTCAGGATCTGAATTTCATTCAGGTTTATGGCACCGCAGGACAGACATACTATCTTGATAGTTTTATCCTTGACCGACGCTATGGTATTTCTCTTTTGCCCCCGCTCGATCATTCGCCCGATTATTTTATTCGCCGGGAAAACGAGCTGTGGCAATTTCCACGCCGTGCCACGCACGACAACCTGTTCTGGGGTAAACCAGAATACATCCCCGGCACCGGCTGGAGCGTCTCTATCGCGGCAGCAGGTTCTCATGACATCCTGATTGGTTTAGCGGTTAAGCTTAACGACCTGCTTTCCTATGGCCACAACGTCTCGGACAGCGATATCAATCTCTGGCTTGATAAGCACAATCAGATCCTGCCCTTCTCGGACCTTGCGGAAAGTAACAGCGGAACGCTACAAAAAATGTTGCTGAACCTGCCTCTCCACGACGGATGGCAGCAGATCCCAGGCTATCTGGTACTTCGCAGCGAACTTAAAGGCCCCGGCTGGCAGCAGATTATCCTGTACCCGACCAGCGGGGTGCTAAAACGTGCGCTTAACATCGTGGCGGAGCAGCTACCTTTTGCCCTGACGACCCTGCTACTGCTGGCGATGATGCTGTTCTGGCTGCTTCACCGCCATCTGGCCCGCCCGCTGTGGGACTTCGTCAACATCATTGAGAAAACCGGGCCAGACACCCTCTCCGCCCGGTTACCGGAAAACCGCCTCGACGAGCTGGGAAGCATTGCACACGCCTATAATTTGCTGCTTGATACCCTCCACGAGCAGTATGACAACCTCGAAAATACCGTCGCCGAACGCACCCGCGAACTGACGATCGCCAAGCAGCACGCCGAGCAGGCCAATAAGCGTAAAAGTAGCCATCTGACGACGATAAGCCACGAACTGCGAACGCCTTTAAGCGGGGTGCTGGGGGCTCTCGAACTTCTGCAATTAACTCCCATGAGTGAAAAACAGTCGCAGTTGTCCAATACGGCCAGTCAGTGCACCCTTTCGTTACTCAGCATCATCAATAATCTGCTCGACTTCTCACGCATTGAATCCGGACAGCTCTCGCTCCACGTCGAGGACACCGCGATACTCCCGCTGTTGGATCAGGCGATGCATACCATCCAGGGCCCCGGGCAAAGCAAAGGGTTAACACTGAAAACCTTTGTTGGTCACCGGGTACCGTTAATATTCGAAGTGGATGGGACTCGCCTACGGCAGATCCTGGTCAACCTGCTGGGCAACGCCCTCAAATTTACCGATAAGGGCGCGATTTGCCTTAGCGTTAAACGTAGCGATGATTTTCTTATTTTCGCCGTGAGCGACAGCGGGCGAGGCATTAGCCTTGCCGATCAAAAAGCCGTATTCGAGCCTTTTTTCCAGAGCCAGGGGCACTGTCAGGGAACGGGGCTCGGCCTGACGATTGCCTCGACCCTCGCAAGAATGATGGGAGGATGGCTTGAGTTACGCAGTACGCCAGGATTTGGCACTTGCCTCTCGCTGTTGCTGCCGCTTGGCAAATATCAGCCTCCCGAACCGCTGTCGGGCGAGATTGCCGCACCGCTGGTTCTGCATCGCCAGCTCTGCACCTGGGGGCTAACGTGCGAAATCGCCAGACAAGAGAGCGTATTTAACGCCGATGATCTGTGCTTTCTGCCCGGAAAGCTGCGTGAGACCGTACTCCACGCGCTTTCTGGCGTGGCGAGTGAGTGCGCCGACCTGCTTCCGGTACAACCCTGGAGGTTACATATATTGCTGGTTGATGACGCGGCTATCAATCGGGATATTTTTAGCATGATGCTGGCTTCTCTTGGCCAGGAATTTACCCTCGCGGCGAGCGGTGAAGAAGCGCTGGCGCTGGGTCGGCAGCAGCGGTTTGATCTGGTGTTGATGGATATTCGTATGCCGGAGATGGACGGCATGACGTGCGCCCGGCTCTGGCGACGGGACGCACTGAATCACGACGCCCGGTGCATGATTATGGCACTCTCGGCGAATACGGCCCCGGAGGAGATAAGCCGCTGCAAAGAGGCTGGTATGCAGCATTATCTGACCAAACCCGTCTCTCTCAATCAGTTAGCCAATGGGATCTCCATTGCCTCGGAGTACCAGTTGGAACGCGATATCGCTCTCCAGGAGCAGGATCACAGCGTCGAGCACGCGCTGCTTCCCCTGGACGATGCGGCCATGCGCCAAAAAATACGCCACTCGCTGCATTTGTTGCTTTGTGAACTCGAACATAACCTTGGCTCCCTGCCAAAAACCAGCACCCTGCTGCATACCCTAAAAGGGTGCCTCGGCCAGGCGGGGTTGAGCCCTCTGGTTTGTAGCGTCATCGATATGGAAAATCGCGTGCAGCATGGCCTGGCGCTGGCTGCAGAAGAAATTACCGAACTTCGCCACACCCTGAACGTAGCACTGGACGCTTAA
- a CDS encoding pathogenicity island protein — MFDKLKKIPTVENLRISSDSAIMLMKLDGRMARGYLCTLSLVLAIFIDSIDNFPLETVRYITLLLAACPEIHDYALQLIPDGGWLCCYYDKNMSAEKMAVEIEKHLALTRYLANIIVSQKNSKM, encoded by the coding sequence ATGTTTGATAAATTAAAAAAAATCCCTACGGTAGAGAACTTACGTATTTCATCTGATAGTGCAATCATGCTGATGAAATTAGATGGCAGAATGGCGCGTGGATATTTGTGTACGCTGTCTTTAGTTTTGGCTATTTTTATTGACAGTATCGATAATTTTCCTCTTGAAACCGTGAGGTATATCACTCTGTTACTTGCTGCCTGCCCGGAAATTCACGATTACGCCTTGCAGTTAATACCTGATGGAGGATGGTTGTGTTGTTATTATGATAAAAATATGTCAGCTGAAAAAATGGCCGTTGAAATTGAAAAGCATCTGGCTCTGACACGATATTTGGCAAACATCATTGTTAGTCAAAAAAACAGTAAGATGTGA
- a CDS encoding EscC/YscC/HrcC family type III secretion system outer membrane ring protein, which produces MRIKRMVVFPALFFCLCAHAQTLAWKGADFSLRARKISLAAVLQNLAENYDTPVVIDPAIVETFSGEIPPASPVAILNRLTTQYNLVTWLDGNTLFVYPASRVAHRVITLNTLPASTFIRYLRKRDVPEKSSCEARTIPGVNAIDISGVPACTARITQLASMLDGEMTHRRDDAVSLVVYPLKYATAVDDHYQYRDQNVVVPGIVSVLRDMSRGSAPTTSSSSAATQGLPMFSADPRQNAVIVRDRSVNMAGYRKLIGELDRRPQMIEISVTIIDVDAGDVSQLGIDWSAALSLGGGSISFNGPDSSAGGGFSTVISNTPSFMARLVALEKNSHAYILSQPSVVTLNNIQAVLDKNITFYTKLQGDKVAKLESITTGSLLRVTPRLLEEQGKQNIMLSLNIQDGQQNPPLSQDEPLPEVQNSEIASQATLHPGQSLLLGGFKQDKQMQAQNKIPLLGDIPIIGHLFRNDLNQTHSVIRLFLIKATVANSDSSHG; this is translated from the coding sequence ATGAGAATAAAAAGAATGGTGGTATTTCCTGCGCTTTTTTTTTGTCTGTGTGCTCATGCGCAAACGCTGGCCTGGAAGGGGGCCGACTTTTCGCTGCGTGCCCGGAAAATCTCGTTGGCAGCGGTCTTGCAAAATTTAGCAGAGAACTATGACACGCCAGTGGTCATCGATCCGGCCATTGTGGAAACATTTAGCGGTGAAATCCCTCCAGCTTCTCCTGTTGCAATTCTGAATAGATTAACCACGCAATATAACCTGGTGACCTGGCTTGATGGCAATACGCTGTTTGTCTACCCCGCATCACGCGTGGCGCATCGCGTCATTACCCTAAACACGCTGCCTGCCAGCACCTTTATTCGTTATCTGCGTAAACGAGACGTGCCAGAAAAAAGTAGCTGCGAAGCCCGCACCATCCCGGGTGTTAATGCCATCGATATTAGCGGTGTCCCCGCCTGCACCGCGCGCATTACCCAGCTGGCGTCCATGCTGGATGGAGAGATGACCCACCGCCGGGATGATGCGGTCAGCCTTGTGGTGTACCCACTCAAATATGCCACCGCAGTGGATGACCATTACCAGTATCGCGATCAAAATGTCGTTGTCCCGGGGATTGTCAGCGTACTTCGCGATATGAGCCGAGGTAGTGCGCCGACCACGAGCAGCAGTTCTGCTGCGACGCAGGGATTACCGATGTTTTCTGCCGATCCGCGACAAAATGCCGTCATTGTGCGGGATCGCTCGGTCAATATGGCGGGTTACCGCAAACTCATCGGTGAGCTGGATAGAAGGCCTCAGATGATAGAAATCTCGGTCACGATTATTGATGTTGATGCCGGGGACGTCAGCCAGCTCGGTATTGACTGGAGCGCAGCGCTTTCTCTGGGCGGCGGTTCCATCTCCTTTAACGGCCCGGACAGTAGCGCCGGGGGGGGATTCTCCACCGTCATTAGCAACACGCCCAGCTTTATGGCGCGGCTGGTGGCGCTCGAGAAGAATTCCCACGCCTATATTTTGTCGCAACCGTCGGTGGTGACGCTCAATAACATTCAGGCGGTGCTGGATAAAAACATCACGTTTTACACCAAACTGCAGGGCGACAAAGTCGCAAAACTTGAATCCATCACCACGGGGTCGCTCCTCAGGGTCACCCCACGGCTGCTGGAGGAGCAGGGCAAGCAGAATATCATGCTGAGTCTCAATATCCAGGACGGGCAGCAAAACCCGCCGTTGAGTCAGGATGAACCTTTACCGGAAGTACAGAACTCAGAGATAGCCTCTCAGGCCACCCTCCATCCCGGGCAGAGTCTGCTGCTGGGGGGCTTTAAGCAGGATAAACAGATGCAGGCGCAGAACAAGATCCCGCTGCTTGGCGATATTCCGATTATTGGGCATTTGTTCCGCAACGATCTTAACCAGACCCATAGCGTTATCCGTCTGTTTCTCATCAAAGCCACCGTAGCCAATAGCGACAGCAGCCATGGATAG
- the sctD gene encoding type III secretion system inner membrane ring subunit SctD, which produces MDSEWKIRLLGGVLHGREVWLADGHLSVGERGCDLCIPLCGGDRLEFTATPEGLLINPGGAPVRVNGRRHQPDKPLPEEGVVHALGLTMAFGQHHANLSRYPLRRTSPALLWGMVLACLILMGATVLVLLCSGNPPPPPPMTSRVAELLQQNGLTQIAAAWEKDGTLRLSGYCEKSDRLQSVRLKLGTWGVLYQDNVVCTDQLIRQVRDVLTQAGYDEVELTSHAPGEISINADIMMGKRWAGIQQQLTTIPGLKHLHIDNRHETQINALIASLLQQRLAEKVSVTSVGQAFVISGVLNMNEQQSLNHLLAQLRQQFPGIAMSYQNVASSGEGSQRFPSPIAAIVHGQQGIYLLLEDGERLRAGSQLPQGGEVVALTDAAVALRFPDALINYSFNF; this is translated from the coding sequence ATGGATAGCGAGTGGAAAATCCGTTTACTCGGCGGGGTACTGCACGGCCGTGAAGTCTGGCTGGCGGATGGGCATCTTTCGGTCGGAGAGCGCGGCTGCGATCTCTGTATTCCGCTGTGCGGCGGCGACAGACTGGAATTCACCGCAACACCGGAAGGATTATTGATCAATCCCGGGGGGGCTCCGGTGCGGGTCAATGGTCGGCGGCATCAGCCCGACAAGCCATTACCCGAAGAGGGCGTGGTGCATGCTCTGGGGCTGACGATGGCGTTTGGCCAGCACCACGCCAATTTATCTCGCTATCCGCTTCGTCGAACAAGTCCAGCCCTGCTCTGGGGGATGGTGCTTGCGTGCCTGATACTGATGGGGGCCACCGTATTGGTCCTGCTTTGTAGCGGGAACCCACCGCCGCCGCCGCCGATGACCTCCCGGGTGGCAGAACTGCTGCAGCAAAACGGGTTGACGCAGATCGCCGCAGCCTGGGAAAAGGATGGCACGCTTCGGCTCTCTGGCTACTGTGAAAAGAGCGACAGGCTGCAAAGCGTGCGCCTGAAGCTGGGCACATGGGGAGTGCTGTATCAGGATAATGTGGTGTGCACCGATCAGCTTATCAGGCAGGTGCGAGATGTCCTGACCCAGGCGGGGTATGACGAGGTAGAACTCACAAGCCACGCACCGGGCGAGATTAGCATTAACGCCGATATCATGATGGGCAAGCGCTGGGCGGGTATCCAGCAGCAGCTGACGACGATCCCCGGCCTGAAACATCTGCATATCGACAACCGTCATGAAACCCAAATCAACGCATTGATCGCCAGCCTGTTGCAGCAAAGGCTGGCGGAAAAAGTTAGCGTAACCTCAGTCGGTCAGGCGTTCGTTATCAGCGGCGTACTGAATATGAATGAGCAGCAATCTTTAAACCATCTGCTGGCGCAATTGCGCCAGCAATTCCCCGGGATTGCGATGAGCTACCAGAATGTGGCGTCGTCCGGGGAGGGCAGCCAGCGCTTCCCCTCACCGATTGCCGCTATTGTCCATGGTCAGCAGGGGATTTACCTGCTGTTGGAAGATGGCGAGCGCCTGAGGGCGGGGAGCCAGCTACCGCAGGGAGGCGAAGTCGTTGCCCTGACCGACGCGGCGGTGGCGCTCAGATTTCCTGACGCATTGATTAACTATTCTTTCAATTTTTGA
- a CDS encoding EscE/YscE/SsaE family type III secretion system needle protein co-chaperone, with translation MPTLTYLEDSVRDSINQAQDRLKILQAAKIRLLHSMKGPATQEQYQQFTLLLEAVIQAEDIIKVIAYRYHNQPVKPDDEN, from the coding sequence ATGCCAACGCTGACTTATTTAGAAGATAGTGTGCGCGATTCGATTAATCAGGCGCAGGACAGATTAAAAATATTGCAGGCAGCAAAAATAAGATTGCTGCACTCGATGAAAGGACCGGCCACCCAGGAACAATATCAGCAGTTCACCTTATTGTTGGAAGCGGTGATTCAGGCCGAAGATATTATCAAGGTGATCGCATATCGCTATCACAATCAACCTGTAAAACCTGATGATGAAAACTAA
- a CDS encoding secretion protein: MSGNLSVGHRFDFNTPGLTTSNIKLGAGDDNTVADDQDINNPFAYGFSVLDNLQLVLQKIANALFGKINTSTDRARNTQDMSNRMDEVIADAAKGDDKTRKPVPDEVVKYMRDNGILVDGMSIDDYISKHGGTDGLDKGSLQAVKAALDNSANRDTDLMTQGQLSIQKMTQEINAVVTQMTGLLSKWGDLLSMIAQKMY; encoded by the coding sequence ATGAGTGGAAATCTATCAGTAGGTCATCGTTTTGACTTTAACACCCCGGGTTTAACAACGTCGAATATCAAGTTGGGCGCAGGCGATGATAATACCGTTGCGGATGATCAGGATATTAATAATCCATTCGCCTACGGTTTTTCGGTTCTTGATAATTTGCAATTGGTTTTGCAAAAAATTGCCAATGCGCTTTTTGGCAAAATAAATACCAGCACCGATCGTGCACGCAATACACAGGATATGTCTAATCGAATGGATGAGGTTATTGCTGACGCCGCAAAAGGTGATGATAAAACGCGTAAACCGGTACCCGATGAGGTCGTCAAATATATGCGCGATAACGGCATTCTCGTCGATGGTATGTCGATTGATGATTACATCAGTAAGCATGGTGGTACAGATGGCCTGGATAAGGGCTCGCTGCAGGCGGTCAAAGCGGCTCTTGATAACAGTGCGAACCGCGATACCGACCTGATGACTCAGGGGCAACTCAGCATTCAGAAAATGACCCAGGAGATCAATGCGGTTGTCACTCAGATGACCGGATTACTCAGCAAATGGGGGGATTTACTCAGCATGATTGCACAGAAGATGTACTGA
- the sscA gene encoding CesD/SycD/LcrH family type III secretion system chaperone SscA produces the protein MMKTDGRDSEIVLRFFQQGGALRMLFATDISADLDVLQRYARQLANAGEYGAAARIFKVLTIYDAWSFEYWFELGACCRADAAWSDAIYAYGRAAKIRVSEAQVPCDAGECYLACGNLPQAAKAFRAALLVCGVEHQGDNHENKDVADIRRRARAGLSKTGEDHESDAN, from the coding sequence ATGATGAAAACGGACGGTCGGGATTCAGAAATCGTGCTGCGTTTTTTTCAACAGGGCGGCGCGTTGCGGATGCTTTTTGCTACGGATATCAGTGCTGATTTGGATGTTTTGCAGCGTTATGCGCGGCAATTGGCAAACGCAGGGGAATACGGTGCAGCAGCCCGGATCTTTAAGGTACTGACCATCTATGACGCGTGGTCTTTTGAGTACTGGTTTGAACTGGGCGCCTGTTGCCGGGCCGATGCTGCCTGGAGTGATGCCATCTACGCCTATGGGCGTGCCGCGAAAATAAGAGTATCGGAGGCGCAGGTACCCTGCGACGCCGGGGAGTGTTATCTCGCCTGCGGCAATTTACCGCAGGCGGCCAAAGCCTTTCGGGCAGCGTTGCTGGTATGCGGCGTAGAGCATCAGGGAGATAACCATGAGAACAAGGATGTGGCGGATATACGCCGACGTGCGCGCGCGGGCCTGAGCAAAACAGGAGAAGATCATGAGTCGGATGCAAATTAA
- the sctE gene encoding type III secretion system translocon subunit SctE, with product MSRMQINGAPTASDEVFHRPLTARVQTPHITSGALGEHLHALALFADEDKGVKRWGGVSLQEADNALRTLMGAHSEGAKRPTVRDVLEMDPMMLSMMMTQLVLKVSGNNANALCQQLERATEVQAALRNKQVAEYQEQINKAIEQADQARKAGIFSAVFDWIISGVEAVVGVLKMVEGVLTADPLAIADGAAYFSAGVAGMVKAGAETALLLGADKSVCNDIINAAGTVQTACEGVALALDIMQIGRGISAARAITKATEEVLDSGVGKALIDAVAKGAESELKTLAEKAGQEVSRVMGKDFGMALEREMVEVGDMAIEAAAHELEAESNMVRGISKSFTREGVAKLVETAIEGAGKDLLKKSEEVVAKKLRDAILQKLRRSIVKTVISDCTHKALLITRATAGGANRISASIVAATSAKLQRDIERLIVQQGYIDFMQNWTEDRKKTQQKRLNEAYQDGANALRIASEIIDNSGTVLANIAGQRA from the coding sequence ATGAGTCGGATGCAAATTAACGGTGCTCCAACCGCCAGCGATGAGGTTTTCCATCGACCTCTCACCGCTCGGGTACAGACCCCCCACATCACCAGCGGGGCATTAGGCGAACACCTCCACGCGCTGGCGCTGTTTGCTGACGAAGATAAGGGCGTGAAACGCTGGGGAGGCGTGAGCCTGCAGGAGGCGGATAACGCGCTACGCACGCTCATGGGCGCTCACTCTGAAGGTGCGAAACGCCCTACGGTGCGCGACGTGCTGGAAATGGACCCGATGATGTTATCCATGATGATGACGCAGCTAGTGTTGAAAGTTTCTGGTAACAACGCCAATGCTCTGTGCCAGCAGCTGGAACGTGCAACTGAGGTTCAGGCAGCACTGCGTAATAAGCAGGTTGCGGAATATCAGGAACAAATCAATAAAGCGATTGAGCAGGCCGACCAGGCGCGGAAAGCCGGGATCTTCAGCGCGGTTTTTGACTGGATAATCAGCGGCGTTGAGGCCGTGGTCGGCGTACTGAAGATGGTTGAAGGCGTTTTAACGGCCGATCCGCTGGCGATTGCCGATGGTGCGGCATATTTCTCGGCAGGGGTGGCCGGAATGGTTAAAGCGGGCGCAGAGACCGCGCTGCTGCTGGGGGCCGATAAGTCGGTTTGCAACGACATCATCAATGCGGCAGGGACGGTGCAAACCGCCTGTGAAGGCGTGGCGCTGGCGCTGGATATTATGCAGATCGGCCGCGGTATTAGCGCCGCTCGCGCTATCACCAAAGCCACAGAAGAGGTGCTGGACTCGGGGGTGGGTAAAGCTCTCATCGATGCCGTTGCCAAAGGCGCAGAGAGTGAACTGAAGACACTGGCGGAGAAAGCGGGGCAGGAAGTCAGCCGGGTGATGGGCAAAGACTTTGGCATGGCGCTTGAGCGCGAGATGGTTGAGGTTGGTGATATGGCGATAGAAGCCGCAGCTCATGAGCTGGAGGCCGAATCGAACATGGTACGCGGCATCAGTAAAAGTTTTACCCGCGAAGGCGTTGCGAAGCTTGTGGAAACGGCTATCGAAGGCGCCGGTAAGGATCTGCTGAAAAAAAGCGAAGAGGTGGTGGCGAAGAAACTTCGCGACGCCATTTTGCAAAAGCTCCGCCGCAGCATTGTAAAAACCGTTATTAGCGATTGTACCCACAAAGCCCTGCTTATCACACGGGCTACGGCCGGCGGGGCAAATCGTATTTCGGCATCCATCGTGGCCGCCACCAGCGCAAAACTGCAAAGAGATATTGAACGGCTGATTGTGCAGCAGGGCTATATCGATTTTATGCAGAACTGGACGGAAGACCGCAAGAAAACGCAGCAAAAGCGGCTCAATGAAGCGTATCAGGATGGCGCCAACGCGCTGAGAATTGCCTCAGAAATTATCGATAACAGCGGCACGGTGTTGGCAAATATTGCCGGACAACGGGCCTGA
- a CDS encoding type III secretion system effector protein produces the protein MARAVISENSMVFLDVSPTIEETGNPANRTLSVNDSVNVQGSGKGTLDANDFFAMFDEIWSKLLMLAKQLRDTMQFYNQKKQELSWGLEINTLQQSVKAIDDSYGAAKAGAIGGMFAGVLTVGGAFFGEAGMTVGNAMGQVANGIGSWASGSETRKADAEKAIAELQNKGAQSYAKTLDDTLMKAREIMQQMMEMGRNLVEVFSQVLRAISR, from the coding sequence ATGGCCAGAGCAGTTATTTCTGAAAATTCAATGGTGTTTCTGGATGTTAGCCCGACCATTGAGGAGACCGGGAACCCTGCAAATCGGACGTTATCTGTTAACGACAGCGTTAACGTTCAGGGCAGTGGTAAAGGAACGCTCGATGCGAACGATTTTTTCGCTATGTTCGATGAAATCTGGAGCAAGCTGCTGATGCTTGCGAAGCAACTGCGCGACACGATGCAGTTCTATAACCAAAAGAAACAGGAGCTGAGCTGGGGGCTTGAGATCAACACCCTGCAGCAAAGTGTTAAAGCCATCGACGATAGCTATGGTGCCGCTAAGGCCGGGGCGATTGGCGGAATGTTTGCCGGGGTGCTGACGGTCGGCGGAGCCTTTTTCGGCGAGGCCGGGATGACGGTAGGCAACGCCATGGGGCAGGTGGCCAACGGTATTGGTAGCTGGGCCTCGGGAAGTGAAACCCGCAAAGCGGATGCGGAAAAAGCCATTGCCGAGCTGCAGAACAAAGGGGCGCAGTCGTATGCCAAAACGCTGGACGACACGTTAATGAAGGCCCGCGAAATTATGCAGCAAATGATGGAGATGGGCCGCAATCTCGTCGAGGTGTTTAGTCAGGTCCTGCGCGCGATTTCGCGCTAA
- a CDS encoding secreted effector protein: MDEIARLLRKEGLVPRSACLPGCGLLLGQQVERYPYRLVYRIDEDNLILCSFHRVPDSQPQPSSLVALWRILRCLFQQVSWLRAVRMLVITDVWDRLLAMQRHQLVRLLYKLGAVMVFHNGESWLEITADTLRNHRKRRSSHY; this comes from the coding sequence ATGGACGAAATAGCGCGACTGCTGCGTAAGGAGGGACTGGTTCCGCGTTCTGCCTGTTTGCCCGGCTGTGGGTTGCTGCTTGGGCAACAGGTGGAGCGGTATCCCTACCGTCTCGTCTACCGTATCGATGAAGATAACCTGATCTTGTGCAGTTTTCATCGCGTACCGGACAGCCAGCCCCAGCCTTCATCGCTGGTGGCGCTATGGAGGATCCTCCGCTGTCTGTTTCAACAAGTCTCGTGGCTGCGTGCCGTCAGAATGCTGGTGATAACCGATGTGTGGGATCGCCTGCTGGCGATGCAGCGCCATCAACTGGTGCGGCTGTTGTACAAGCTGGGGGCGGTCATGGTGTTTCACAACGGCGAGAGTTGGCTGGAAATAACCGCCGATACGCTACGTAACCATAGAAAGCGACGTTCATCCCACTACTGA
- a CDS encoding SycD/LcrH family type III secretion system chaperone: protein MEPTSLEQTLWHDPVIKKALELSPDEVYARGYAAWQQRDYDRALVDFSWMVMTQPWSWRAHIALAGVLMMQKEYVLAMNYYGYALMLDACHPEPVYQIAVCLKAMGEFSEARVALQTALTMSYEDPSYSTVRANAEQMLSQLLA from the coding sequence ATGGAACCGACATCTCTTGAGCAGACGCTGTGGCACGACCCGGTTATCAAAAAGGCGCTGGAACTCTCCCCGGATGAGGTTTATGCCAGAGGTTATGCCGCCTGGCAGCAGCGGGATTACGATCGTGCGCTGGTGGATTTTTCCTGGATGGTGATGACTCAGCCCTGGAGCTGGCGCGCGCATATCGCGCTTGCTGGCGTGTTGATGATGCAAAAGGAATACGTGCTGGCGATGAACTACTACGGCTACGCGCTGATGCTGGACGCCTGCCATCCCGAGCCGGTGTATCAGATAGCGGTCTGTCTGAAAGCGATGGGTGAATTTTCTGAAGCCAGAGTCGCGCTGCAGACCGCGTTGACGATGAGCTACGAAGATCCTTCTTATAGCACGGTGCGCGCCAATGCAGAGCAGATGCTGAGTCAGCTTCTGGCGTAG